The Leadbettera azotonutricia ZAS-9 genome has a window encoding:
- a CDS encoding ABC transporter ATP-binding protein, whose amino-acid sequence MDLLELQDISKIYGKLEALRHIDLKVKKGEWLAIMGPSGSGKTTMMNIIGCMDKPSSGEVVLDGITISRESAKSLTAIRRDKIGLVFQQFHLVPYLSALENVMVAQYYHSMPDEKEAMEALDRVGLSGRAKHLPAQLSGGEQQRVCIARALINYPALILADEPTGNLDEANESIVIDIFKQLHAEGSTIIVVTHDPEVAEDAERTIILEHGRIARIENNGSTT is encoded by the coding sequence ATGGATTTACTGGAACTACAGGATATTTCCAAAATTTACGGAAAGCTCGAAGCCCTGCGGCATATAGACCTCAAGGTCAAGAAGGGAGAGTGGCTTGCCATCATGGGCCCGTCAGGTTCGGGAAAGACCACGATGATGAACATCATTGGCTGTATGGACAAGCCTTCGTCAGGAGAAGTGGTGCTGGACGGAATCACCATTTCACGGGAAAGCGCCAAATCCCTTACGGCCATACGCCGGGACAAGATAGGCCTGGTATTTCAGCAGTTTCACCTCGTGCCCTACCTTTCGGCCCTGGAAAATGTGATGGTAGCCCAGTATTACCACAGCATGCCCGATGAAAAAGAAGCCATGGAGGCCCTGGATCGGGTGGGCCTAAGCGGACGTGCCAAACATCTCCCTGCCCAGCTTTCTGGCGGCGAGCAGCAGCGGGTGTGCATTGCACGGGCCCTTATCAATTATCCGGCTCTGATCCTCGCAGACGAACCCACGGGCAACCTCGACGAGGCAAACGAAAGCATCGTCATCGACATTTTCAAACAGCTCCATGCCGAGGGCAGCACCATTATTGTGGTGACCCACGATCCCGAAGTCGCCGAAGACGCCGAGCGTACCATTATACTGGAGCACGGCCGTATTGCCAGAATAGAAAACAACGGGAGCACAACATGA
- a CDS encoding FMN-binding protein: MKEIIVVFILTLGLLLLSACGKSAIKDGVYSGRSSPDDTGAYGEVNITVSAGKINTCDFVTWQKDGTIKDEDYGKVNGEISNRAFYDKAQLAVRAMKTYAAQYVAKQNLKSVDTISGATNSYDQFVEAVEEALKK; this comes from the coding sequence ATGAAAGAAATCATTGTCGTTTTTATACTCACTCTGGGACTTCTGCTTTTATCCGCCTGCGGAAAATCCGCTATCAAAGACGGCGTGTATTCTGGCAGAAGCTCTCCCGACGACACCGGGGCTTACGGGGAAGTAAACATCACAGTAAGCGCAGGAAAGATCAACACCTGCGATTTTGTTACCTGGCAGAAAGACGGAACCATAAAGGACGAGGACTATGGTAAAGTAAACGGTGAAATTTCCAACCGTGCCTTTTATGACAAGGCCCAGCTTGCGGTCCGCGCCATGAAAACCTACGCCGCCCAATATGTTGCAAAACAGAATCTGAAATCAGTAGACACCATAAGCGGCGCAACCAATTCCTATGACCAATTTGTCGAGGCTGTAGAAGAAGCGCTTAAGAAGTAA
- a CDS encoding ABC transporter permease codes for MFFRMTFGALFRQRGKMLMVAFTVALGASLATAMLNVMFDVGDKVNQELKAYGANITVRPRGASLLDELYGLGEDSGAQKYLAESDLGNIKTIFWAFNIVDFTPYLNIHARLKGETVKLTGTWFNHHLELPTGETVDTGMLNMKSWWHIEGSVSGENTCLVGRIAAERQGIKVGDTITLEVGGKTASFTAGGIFNSGAEEDEYIYIPLAAAQNLAGLEGLVSSVEVSALTTPDNELSRRAAQDPKSLSIKEWDTWYCTAYSSAICYQIDEVISGAVSKPLRQVAESEGAILQKTQLLMLLITLLSLAGSALAISNLVSAGVMERSAEIGLLKAVGAEDGEVMGLVLAGVIITGIAGGIMGYFAGLGFAQIIGYSVFGQSIAIKTMVIPLVAVLITLVTLAGSIPAMRLLLSLRPAEVLHGR; via the coding sequence ATGTTTTTCAGAATGACATTTGGCGCCTTGTTCCGGCAAAGAGGCAAGATGCTGATGGTCGCTTTTACCGTGGCCCTGGGCGCTTCACTGGCAACGGCCATGCTCAACGTGATGTTCGATGTGGGGGACAAGGTTAATCAGGAACTTAAAGCTTACGGCGCCAATATTACCGTGCGTCCCCGGGGGGCGTCATTGCTGGACGAACTGTACGGCCTTGGGGAAGATTCGGGCGCCCAGAAATACCTTGCGGAAAGCGATCTTGGAAACATAAAAACGATTTTTTGGGCTTTCAACATTGTTGATTTTACGCCCTATCTCAATATACACGCCCGTCTTAAAGGCGAAACAGTGAAACTAACCGGAACATGGTTCAACCATCATCTTGAACTGCCCACAGGCGAAACCGTCGATACGGGTATGCTCAATATGAAGAGCTGGTGGCACATTGAAGGTTCCGTATCCGGCGAAAATACCTGCCTTGTGGGACGCATAGCCGCCGAACGGCAGGGGATAAAAGTTGGCGATACCATTACTCTAGAAGTAGGGGGCAAAACCGCCTCGTTTACTGCGGGAGGAATATTCAATTCCGGTGCTGAAGAGGATGAGTATATCTATATCCCCCTGGCTGCCGCGCAGAATCTTGCGGGCCTTGAAGGTCTTGTTAGTTCTGTAGAAGTAAGCGCCCTTACCACCCCGGATAATGAACTTTCCCGCAGGGCTGCCCAGGACCCGAAAAGCCTTTCCATAAAAGAGTGGGACACCTGGTACTGCACTGCCTATTCAAGCGCAATCTGTTATCAGATTGACGAAGTAATAAGCGGGGCTGTTTCCAAACCTCTGCGGCAGGTGGCCGAATCGGAAGGCGCCATCTTGCAAAAGACCCAGCTTCTCATGCTCCTTATCACCCTATTGAGCCTTGCAGGTTCCGCCCTGGCCATTTCAAATCTGGTAAGCGCCGGGGTAATGGAACGGTCTGCGGAGATAGGCCTTTTAAAAGCGGTAGGCGCCGAGGATGGGGAAGTAATGGGCCTGGTATTGGCGGGGGTCATCATCACCGGCATTGCAGGCGGAATAATGGGGTATTTTGCCGGCCTCGGCTTTGCGCAGATCATCGGCTACTCGGTGTTTGGGCAGTCCATTGCCATTAAAACCATGGTTATCCCTCTGGTTGCCGTTTTGATAACTTTGGTAACACTGGCAGGCAGCATTCCTGCCATGCGCCTGCTCCTGTCCCTGCGTCCGGCGGAGGTTTTGCATGGCCGCTAA
- a CDS encoding IS5 family transposase: protein MKQHGFFDENDRLKELSTLGDPLEKLNKYINWDNFQGILTKTLKKEAQGPGGRPPFDYVMMFKILILQKLYNVSDDQAEYQIKDRLSFQRFLGLALCDTVPDAKTIWHFREELVKANILDTIFYRFVRQLEEQEIISCSGSIVDATFVDAQRKRNNKGKEKRKKHKKSQKDINARWATKNKEWHYGYKDHIKIDAESKLITKLSATSAAVHDSQELSKLVDEKGYRNRPLTKTQKANNTRKSKIRSRVEHVFATMTNTMRGIVVRSIGMAWAHANIALMNLTYNF from the coding sequence ATGAAACAGCATGGATTTTTTGATGAAAATGATAGGCTTAAAGAATTAAGCACACTCGGCGATCCCCTGGAAAAATTAAACAAATACATCAATTGGGATAATTTTCAGGGGATATTAACCAAAACATTGAAAAAAGAAGCACAGGGGCCGGGAGGCAGACCGCCTTTTGATTATGTGATGATGTTTAAAATACTGATATTGCAAAAACTGTACAATGTAAGCGACGATCAGGCCGAATACCAAATAAAAGACCGATTGAGTTTTCAACGGTTTCTGGGATTGGCTCTGTGCGATACCGTTCCCGACGCGAAAACGATATGGCATTTTCGGGAAGAACTGGTAAAGGCAAACATATTGGACACGATATTTTACCGATTTGTCAGGCAGCTTGAGGAGCAGGAAATAATAAGCTGCAGCGGAAGCATAGTGGACGCGACCTTTGTGGACGCTCAGCGGAAGCGGAACAACAAGGGGAAGGAAAAAAGGAAAAAGCATAAAAAGTCACAAAAGGACATTAATGCCCGCTGGGCGACCAAAAACAAGGAATGGCATTACGGATATAAAGACCATATAAAAATAGACGCGGAAAGCAAACTGATAACGAAGCTCAGTGCGACCAGTGCAGCAGTACATGACAGTCAGGAATTATCAAAATTGGTGGATGAGAAAGGATACCGGAACCGGCCGTTAACAAAGACACAGAAAGCGAACAACACGCGGAAATCGAAAATACGGTCGCGGGTTGAGCATGTATTTGCCACGATGACGAATACGATGAGAGGGATAGTGGTCCGGAGTATAGGGATGGCATGGGCACACGCTAACATAGCACTTATGAATTTGACCTATAATTTCTAG
- the cmr6 gene encoding type III-B CRISPR module RAMP protein Cmr6, which translates to MLPLPLSMKDLLNRKTANFSLAFPRLVEWRETDASVKPNTDTVKSLLEIANNCLDSSEDLLKAIHNRQESIINDMVRGTSLEPVAIYAKLSSPFISGLGSGHPNETGMILDRNTGCPFLPASSIKGVLRIAHALNLAEKDPSLVNNGEIDDKMLKKYFGTQETRGQLVILDAYPLKPPVLKIDIMNPHYSGYYMNQNAKGPVETEFPIPIKFLTVGEGCDFVFRAFFLPLASGDSDAVFTEDDTSAVHAMFATAFSLLGFGGKTSIGYGRFIKTETPQKAKPKAEKGGLVIGNTYEAKLDMLKKNWRINLLEFPKIFASARGVPLGKAPKTMVKVTYIRDGNPKEFEYIEDSKS; encoded by the coding sequence ATGCTGCCCCTTCCCTTGTCAATGAAGGATCTGCTAAACAGAAAAACGGCAAATTTTTCGCTGGCCTTTCCACGCCTGGTGGAGTGGCGCGAAACTGATGCATCAGTCAAACCTAATACCGATACCGTTAAGAGCCTTTTGGAGATAGCCAATAATTGCCTGGATAGTTCAGAAGATTTATTAAAAGCTATTCATAACAGGCAGGAATCCATTATTAATGATATGGTTAGGGGAACTAGTCTTGAACCCGTTGCTATTTATGCTAAATTGAGTTCTCCCTTTATCAGCGGCCTTGGTTCAGGGCATCCCAATGAAACCGGTATGATACTGGACAGAAATACCGGGTGCCCATTCTTGCCAGCCAGTTCTATAAAAGGGGTTTTGCGGATAGCCCATGCGCTTAATTTGGCCGAAAAAGATCCCTCTCTTGTTAACAATGGCGAAATTGATGATAAAATGCTGAAAAAATATTTTGGTACCCAGGAAACAAGGGGCCAGCTTGTGATCCTTGATGCCTACCCCCTTAAACCGCCCGTATTAAAAATCGATATAATGAACCCCCATTATTCGGGTTATTATATGAACCAAAACGCCAAAGGCCCTGTTGAGACTGAATTCCCCATTCCTATTAAATTTCTCACCGTTGGGGAAGGCTGTGATTTTGTTTTTCGTGCCTTTTTCCTGCCATTGGCTTCAGGCGACTCTGATGCTGTTTTTACCGAAGATGATACCAGCGCTGTTCATGCCATGTTTGCAACAGCCTTTTCTTTGCTTGGTTTTGGCGGCAAAACGTCAATCGGTTATGGCAGGTTTATCAAAACCGAAACACCGCAAAAAGCCAAACCAAAGGCAGAAAAAGGCGGTCTTGTTATAGGCAATACGTATGAGGCAAAGCTGGATATGTTAAAAAAAAATTGGAGAATAAATTTGTTGGAGTTTCCTAAAATATTTGCCTCAGCCCGTGGGGTGCCTTTGGGAAAGGCACCAAAAACAATGGTAAAAGTTACTTATATAAGGGATGGAAATCCAAAAGAATTTGAATATATTGAAGATAGTAAGTCTTAA
- the csx2 gene encoding TIGR02221 family CRISPR-associated protein: MMDNTSQESKPSKRRNIFIAFLGTGDYKECVYSYSGNKIKTKFAQRATIDFFCKNYTENDKIFIVLTEGAKEKHWDVPEIGLKSILESLNTTAKIETVDIPDGKSEMEIWDIFSKIYDVLDNDDSVIFDITHGFRSLPMLGFAILNYARHLKNINVMGIYYGAYEARNEENTAPIFNLTPFYQLMQWSSAADTFVNYGIGDKLMEIVNIPSPSSKQYPISEEMKDQSTSSTAGVKSSIEAVTESMATLRGSEIINGKIFQNCRENIDKLEAAGNYQAPFKPIFDRLREKIIPFKTKEPLNFLHAVKWHLDHKMLPEALTMMQEGIITYLLSQQKADFHNREYREVLRKYLNYTYRFNSNKNIDDWKFTNDDKQLIQNLSLDINNSALKNFAVVYNKVSWLRNDINHGGFDARANSYSIFKKEIKQLFGRLRNICQPPTAS, translated from the coding sequence ATGATGGATAATACATCCCAGGAGAGCAAGCCTTCAAAGCGGAGAAATATTTTTATAGCATTCCTTGGAACTGGCGATTACAAGGAATGTGTTTATTCATATTCTGGAAATAAGATAAAAACCAAATTTGCCCAACGAGCTACAATTGATTTTTTCTGTAAAAATTATACTGAAAATGATAAGATATTTATTGTTCTTACAGAAGGGGCAAAAGAGAAACATTGGGATGTTCCTGAAATTGGGCTAAAATCGATTTTGGAATCACTCAATACTACGGCTAAAATTGAAACAGTTGATATTCCGGATGGAAAATCGGAAATGGAAATTTGGGATATATTTAGTAAAATATATGACGTGCTGGATAATGATGATTCTGTAATATTTGATATTACACATGGTTTCCGTTCATTGCCAATGCTTGGTTTTGCTATCCTGAATTACGCACGACATCTGAAGAATATTAATGTTATGGGTATTTATTATGGTGCATATGAGGCAAGAAATGAAGAGAATACAGCGCCTATTTTTAATTTGACGCCCTTTTACCAATTAATGCAATGGTCTTCAGCAGCTGATACATTTGTTAATTATGGTATTGGTGATAAATTAATGGAAATTGTTAATATTCCCAGCCCTTCTTCAAAGCAGTATCCCATAAGTGAAGAAATGAAAGATCAATCTACATCTTCAACTGCAGGGGTTAAGAGTTCAATCGAGGCGGTTACTGAATCTATGGCTACATTGCGAGGATCAGAGATTATTAATGGGAAAATATTTCAAAATTGCAGGGAGAATATTGATAAACTTGAAGCTGCCGGAAATTATCAAGCGCCTTTTAAGCCTATTTTCGATCGCCTCAGAGAAAAAATTATTCCTTTTAAAACCAAAGAACCATTAAATTTTCTACATGCTGTTAAATGGCATTTGGATCATAAAATGCTTCCTGAGGCTTTGACAATGATGCAAGAGGGAATAATTACTTATTTATTAAGTCAACAAAAAGCAGACTTTCATAATAGGGAATACAGAGAAGTTTTGAGAAAGTATCTCAATTATACATATCGCTTTAACAGTAATAAAAATATAGATGATTGGAAATTCACTAACGACGATAAACAATTAATCCAAAATTTAAGCTTGGATATCAACAACAGTGCATTGAAAAATTTTGCAGTGGTTTATAACAAGGTAAGTTGGTTGCGTAATGATATAAATCATGGTGGATTTGATGCTAGAGCTAATAGCTATTCAATATTTAAAAAAGAAATAAAACAACTGTTCGGGAGACTGAGGAATATATGCCAACCGCCTACTGCCTCTTGA
- a CDS encoding type III-B CRISPR module-associated Cmr3 family protein, which translates to MDVCYTFKPLDTLFFRGNTPMEAGQIQSLPLFPPPVSVISGAVRTAILNERHISFEDYKNGKAGEIEATIGKYGSDSTPFTIDGILVKKGDAIYAPAPALWYIDTKEKLIRPSDYIGKKVVPAKLLQEDFSSLDIESSEGELYFVVPKEDAQPMKDLWVSLDFIVSDNNIIGKDDIILRSDIFSTEMRIGIGIDEKRSVIQGALYSAQHIRLKDDIELLVLFDRDCGLKDKGALTLGGERRICSYKKIDFPLELGKAQANSSSLYVSLAPIEATQETVGKIAASQKLFSIAGWDLAKGFHKSTKNWIPAGAVFQKKVNSVCIPLGNK; encoded by the coding sequence ATGGACGTTTGTTATACCTTTAAGCCCCTGGATACTCTTTTCTTTCGGGGAAATACTCCCATGGAAGCCGGCCAAATTCAGTCACTGCCCCTTTTCCCCCCTCCGGTGTCTGTGATAAGCGGGGCTGTACGTACTGCAATCCTCAATGAACGCCATATCTCTTTTGAGGATTATAAAAATGGGAAAGCAGGAGAAATCGAAGCGACAATCGGCAAATATGGTTCCGATAGTACGCCCTTTACCATCGATGGCATTCTTGTTAAAAAGGGAGATGCTATTTATGCCCCCGCGCCCGCACTCTGGTATATTGATACCAAAGAAAAACTAATTCGCCCTTCTGATTATATCGGGAAAAAGGTTGTCCCTGCCAAATTATTGCAGGAAGATTTTTCCAGTCTTGATATTGAAAGTTCCGAAGGGGAGCTTTATTTTGTTGTCCCAAAAGAAGACGCCCAACCCATGAAGGATTTATGGGTCTCCCTTGATTTTATTGTTTCTGATAATAATATCATTGGAAAAGATGATATTATATTGCGCAGCGATATTTTCTCAACCGAAATGCGCATTGGCATTGGTATAGATGAAAAAAGAAGCGTGATTCAGGGCGCACTATATTCGGCTCAGCATATACGCCTTAAAGATGATATTGAGTTATTGGTTCTTTTTGATCGTGATTGCGGGTTAAAGGATAAGGGTGCCCTTACCCTTGGGGGAGAAAGGAGGATCTGTTCCTATAAAAAAATAGATTTTCCATTGGAATTGGGGAAGGCTCAGGCAAATAGCAGCAGCTTGTATGTTTCCCTTGCGCCCATTGAAGCGACGCAGGAAACTGTCGGAAAAATAGCGGCTTCGCAAAAATTGTTTTCAATTGCAGGCTGGGATTTAGCAAAAGGTTTTCATAAATCCACTAAAAATTGGATACCCGCAGGAGCAGTGTTTCAGAAAAAAGTGAATTCTGTCTGCATCCCTTTGGGAAATAAATAA
- a CDS encoding ABC transporter permease: MAAKPFSKSAFRFYLRMVTSSLIRRRSRMAVALLAIAIGATILSGLITIYYDIPRQMGQEFRSYGANFLLYPSDSETLSDRTIQAARALLPEGTMGIAPYRYRMAKINEQPFMAAGTELTEARKTSPYWAVEGSWPETPNEALIGEEVAEHIRLAPGSAFALTVSGNGGKIQGSKDFIVSGVLRTGGAEEAFIFMSLEDFSLLGAEEGIAGGEGADVVECSINAPRETLEAAAHRINTEVDGIEARLVRRVTESEGAVLGKLQTLIYLVTIIVLLLTMICVATTMMAVVTERRKEIGLRKALGAANSSLVMEFLGEGIFLGGFGGALGGLLGFVFAQTVGLKVFNRAIAFNGLLLPATIFAAIIITGIACLIPLRSATKVDPAVVLRGE, from the coding sequence ATGGCCGCTAAACCGTTCTCCAAAAGCGCATTTCGATTCTATTTGCGCATGGTAACCAGCTCCCTTATCAGACGGCGTTCGCGCATGGCGGTAGCGCTTTTGGCTATTGCAATAGGCGCAACAATACTGTCAGGGCTTATTACCATTTATTATGATATTCCCCGGCAAATGGGGCAGGAGTTCCGTTCATACGGGGCCAATTTTTTATTGTACCCCTCGGACTCCGAAACCCTGAGCGACAGGACAATTCAGGCCGCAAGAGCCCTGCTGCCCGAAGGAACCATGGGCATTGCCCCTTACCGTTACCGCATGGCCAAAATAAACGAACAGCCCTTTATGGCCGCAGGCACTGAACTTACCGAGGCGCGCAAGACCAGCCCGTACTGGGCGGTGGAAGGCAGCTGGCCCGAGACCCCAAACGAGGCACTTATCGGCGAAGAAGTGGCTGAACATATACGCCTGGCGCCGGGCAGCGCTTTTGCACTTACCGTTTCAGGCAATGGCGGCAAAATCCAGGGGTCAAAGGACTTTATTGTTTCCGGTGTTCTGCGTACAGGCGGTGCGGAGGAAGCTTTTATATTCATGTCCCTTGAGGACTTTAGCCTCCTGGGCGCGGAAGAAGGTATTGCGGGCGGGGAAGGCGCCGATGTGGTTGAATGCAGCATCAATGCACCAAGGGAAACCCTGGAGGCCGCCGCCCATCGCATCAATACAGAAGTTGACGGCATAGAAGCCCGGCTTGTGCGGCGTGTTACTGAATCGGAAGGCGCGGTACTGGGTAAACTGCAAACCCTTATCTACCTGGTAACCATTATTGTGCTTTTACTCACCATGATTTGTGTCGCTACCACGATGATGGCAGTGGTAACCGAGCGGCGCAAAGAAATAGGTTTGCGCAAAGCCCTGGGCGCGGCAAACAGCAGCCTGGTTATGGAATTTTTGGGAGAAGGTATTTTTCTCGGCGGTTTTGGCGGCGCTCTGGGTGGACTTCTTGGGTTTGTGTTTGCCCAGACAGTAGGGCTAAAGGTGTTCAACCGCGCCATTGCCTTCAACGGCCTCCTTTTACCCGCAACCATATTCGCTGCCATCATCATCACCGGCATAGCTTGTTTAATTCCATTGCGGAGCGCAACAAAAGTTGACCCCGCAGTGGTACTGAGAGGAGAATAA
- the csx20 gene encoding CRISPR-associated protein Csx20, with translation MPTAYCLLNHALTENQKAELANDFGCENCIYPSEELKALWSAVPTDKFLTQAHLEPFASWLSEAKADDVVVLQGEFGMTFALVDYALGRRLVPVHAVTKRIAKEERDGELVHRSYVFEHVCFRRYKRYSELE, from the coding sequence ATGCCAACCGCCTACTGCCTCTTGAACCACGCTCTTACCGAAAATCAAAAAGCCGAACTTGCTAATGATTTTGGCTGCGAAAACTGCATCTACCCCTCTGAAGAATTAAAGGCTTTATGGAGCGCAGTACCCACGGACAAATTTCTGACCCAGGCACATCTTGAGCCCTTTGCCTCATGGCTTTCCGAGGCTAAAGCCGATGATGTTGTCGTATTGCAGGGTGAATTCGGCATGACTTTCGCGCTGGTGGACTATGCTCTTGGACGGAGACTTGTACCAGTGCATGCGGTTACCAAACGTATTGCAAAAGAGGAAAGGGATGGCGAGCTTGTTCACCGGAGTTATGTGTTTGAGCATGTGTGCTTTAGGCGTTATAAACGTTATTCTGAACTTGAGTAA
- the cmr4 gene encoding type III-B CRISPR module RAMP protein Cmr4, translating to MDNDYSIMRMYAVSPCHAGSGSSLGTVDSPIQRERHTNWPVIQSSGMKGSLRANFDRYKNNIPNNNELKYFEDITKNIFGTDRVENAANGYAGAISVSDAKILAFPMRSSAAPFVWITCPAVLKRLSRDLAITGIKVQTPDELNKDTSWINDSNALCVSGGLKGSILLEDYEVKVDESKTADSLKDLLKYFEGAGKLLVVADGIFDYGVSDCTQIAAQIAIDQKTGATTTGSLRYQEELPADSLMYCIIHWGETKNIGEKIKAETIRQHIKDEVIKDHIQVGGDETMGRGIFELKWM from the coding sequence ATGGATAATGACTATTCGATTATGCGTATGTATGCGGTAAGCCCCTGCCACGCTGGAAGCGGTTCTTCCCTTGGGACTGTCGATTCGCCTATACAGCGGGAACGCCATACCAATTGGCCTGTTATACAATCGTCAGGAATGAAAGGATCCCTGCGGGCTAATTTTGATCGGTATAAAAACAATATCCCCAATAATAACGAATTAAAATATTTTGAAGATATTACCAAAAACATTTTCGGGACCGACAGGGTGGAAAATGCCGCAAATGGTTATGCCGGCGCTATTTCAGTCTCTGATGCGAAAATTCTGGCCTTCCCCATGAGGTCGAGCGCCGCTCCTTTTGTCTGGATTACCTGCCCCGCCGTATTAAAAAGGCTTAGCAGGGATTTGGCAATTACTGGAATAAAAGTGCAAACCCCTGACGAGTTAAATAAAGATACATCATGGATCAACGATAGCAATGCCCTGTGTGTTTCAGGAGGGCTTAAAGGCAGCATTCTTCTTGAAGATTATGAAGTTAAAGTTGATGAATCCAAAACGGCTGATAGCCTAAAAGATTTGTTGAAATACTTTGAAGGTGCTGGAAAGCTTTTGGTTGTAGCCGATGGTATTTTTGATTATGGGGTAAGCGACTGTACGCAGATCGCCGCACAGATTGCTATAGATCAAAAAACCGGAGCAACCACTACAGGTTCACTGCGTTATCAGGAAGAACTGCCTGCGGATAGCCTTATGTATTGCATTATCCACTGGGGCGAAACAAAAAACATTGGCGAAAAGATTAAAGCCGAGACTATACGTCAGCATATTAAGGATGAAGTCATCAAAGATCATATACAGGTGGGCGGCGATGAAACAATGGGCCGCGGTATTTTTGAATTAAAGTGGATGTAG
- the cmr5 gene encoding type III-B CRISPR module-associated protein Cmr5, giving the protein MDVGVFMQTKQQKRAEFALEQIANFGTPVPSKSVSFIVSTPTMLLMNGLGQTLAFLLSRGIDGNEGKVFNIIKEWLIKEQFVPEAHNLEFLKKFNSLDQAEYLKAQHETLKLLEWLKRYARAFQAIEGKN; this is encoded by the coding sequence GTGGATGTAGGAGTTTTTATGCAGACCAAACAACAGAAAAGGGCTGAATTTGCCCTGGAACAAATTGCAAATTTTGGAACTCCTGTTCCTTCTAAAAGCGTTAGCTTTATTGTGAGTACTCCTACTATGCTCCTTATGAATGGCCTTGGTCAGACCTTGGCCTTTTTGCTTTCAAGGGGGATAGATGGAAATGAGGGCAAGGTTTTTAATATTATTAAAGAATGGCTCATTAAGGAACAGTTTGTCCCGGAAGCACACAATTTAGAATTCTTAAAGAAATTTAATAGCCTGGATCAGGCTGAGTATCTAAAAGCCCAGCATGAAACGCTTAAGCTTCTTGAATGGCTGAAGCGCTATGCAAGAGCGTTCCAGGCAATAGAGGGGAAGAATTGA